From the Micromonospora echinofusca genome, the window CTCACCGACGACTCCGGGGCCGTGAAGCTGGACTCGCCCGAGTGCGTCGAGGCGTTCCGGTTCTACGGCGAGCTGATGCGCACCAGCTCGGTCAAGGGCGCGCAGGACGTCGACACCACCCGGGCCACCTACTTCGCCGGCAAGGCGGCCATGCTCGTCTGGTCGCCGTTCATTCTCGACGAGCTGGCCGGCCTGCGAAACGACGCCAAGCCGACCTGCCCGCAGTGCCAGGCCGACCCGACGTTCCTCGCGAAGAACAGCGGCTTCGTCACCGCGATCAAGGGACCGAACGGCACCGAACCCGCCCAGTACGGCGAGATCAGCTCCTGGGCGGTGCTCGACGGCGCCGCCGCCGACCCGGCCAGGTCCTTCGTGGAGCACATGCTCGGCGACGGCTACCCGCGCTGGTTCGGCATGTCCCCCGAGGGGCGCTTCCCCGTCCGCAAGGGCACCGCGGCCGAGCCGGAGAAGTTCCTCACCGCCTGGAACACCAGCCAGGCCGGGGTCGACACGAAGAAGCCGCTCGCCGAGGTCTACGGCGACGAGGTGCTCGCGAGCCTGCGCCGCAGCCCCGACACCTTCCAGCGGTGGGGCCTGACCCAGGGCCAGGGCAAGCTCGTCGGCGCGATCCTCGGCGAGCTGCCGGTGCCCAAGGCCCTGAACGACGTGGTCGCCGGCAAGACCGACGCCGCCGCGGCCGCCGGACGGGCGAAGAAGGACGTGGAGGCGATCAAGGCGGGCGTCAATTGACCACCGCCCCACCGGGCACCGGCCGCTCCCCCGCCCGGGAGCGGCCGGCCCCGGCCCGCCGCCGACCGCTGACCCTGCGCCGCCGCGAGTCCCGCGCCGGGCTCGCGCTGGTCGCCCCGACGCTGCTCGTCGTGGTCGCCGTCATCGGCATACCCATCGTCTGGACCGTCGTGCTGGCCTTCCAACGGGTACGCCTGGCCACGCTGCGCCGCACCGGACTGTTCGGCGAGTTCACGATGGACAACGTCGAGCGGGTGCTGAACACCCCCGGCTTCGCCGACACGCTGTGGACCACGCTCGTCTACGCCGTGGCCAGCACCGTCGGCTCCATCGTGCTCGGCCTGGTGGCGGCGCTGGTCGTCCGCCGGCCGTTCCGGGGCCGCACCCTGGTGCGCGCGTCGATGCTGCTGCCGTACGTGGCGCCGGTGGTCGCGGTCACCTTCGTCTGGCAGGTGATGCTCGACCCGCAGCTCGGCATCGTCAACGACTGGGGCCGGCGGTTCCTCGGCTGGGACACCCCGGTGCCGTTCCTGTCGCAGGAGTCGACCGCCCTGGCCACGGTCGTCGCCTTCGAGGCGTGGCGCTACTTCCCCTTCGCTTTCCTGTTCCTGCTCGCCCGGCTCCAGGCGGTGCCCGGCGAGCTGGAGGAGGCCGCCCGGGTCGACGGCGCCACCCCCACCCAGCGGTTCCGGCACATCCTGCTGCCGCAGCTGCTACCGGTGATCGGCCTGCTGGGCGTGCTGCGGTTCATCATGACGTTCAACAAGTTCGACGACGTCTACCTGCTCACCGGCGGGGCCGCCGGCACCGAGGTGGTCAGCGTCCGGGTCTACGAGTTCCTGACCGCGCGTACGGACATCGGCGCGGCGGCGGCGCAGGCGGTCGTGCTCGCCGTGGTGCTCATCGTGTTCGTGGTGGTGTACCTGCGCTTCTTCGGCGGACGGAGGGACGGCTGATGGACCGGGACCGGATCGAGACGGTGGGCCTGCGCTGGCTGCGCCGGCTGGTGATCGCCGCGTTCCTGCTGGTCACCGTCTTCCCCTTCTACTACATGCTGGTGCTCTCGGTGCGCCCCATCGAGCGGCTGCTGCTCGACCCCGGCTCGCTGGTGGTGGGCCTCGGCGAGCTGACGTTCGACACGTACGCCGAGGTGGTGAAGGCCGTCGACGACGGCGGCCAGGGTTTCCTCACCTTCATGCGCAACAGCGGGCTGGTCGCCGTCGCCGCGACGCTGCTGACGCTGGCCGTGGCGATCCCCGGTGCGTACGCGGTCGCCCGGCTGCGGTTCTTCGGCCGGCGGCAGGTCGACTTCCTGTTCCTGGCGGTCTACCTCTTCCCGTCGATCGTCATCGCCATCCCGCTCTTCGTGGTCTTCACGCGGGCCGGGCTGCGCGGCTCCCTGTTCGGCCTGGTACTCGTCTACATCTCGCAGACGCTGCCGGTGTCGGTCTACATGCTGCGCAACTACTTCGAGACCATCCCGGTCAGCCTGGAGGAGTCGGCGGCCATCGACGGCGCCGGGCGGCTCGGCATCATCCGCCGGGTCAGTCTCCCCCTGGCGGCGCCGTCCATCATGGCCGTCGCCCTGTACGACTTCATGATCGCCTGGAACGAGTTCCTCTTCGCCCTGCTGTTCCTGGTCGACAAGCCGAACCGATGGACGGTGTCGCTGGGGCTGGCGCAGCTCTCCGACGGCGTCGAGGTGCCGAAGACGGTGCTGATGGCCGGCTCGGTGATCCTCACCCTGCCCATCGTGATCCTCTTCTTCGCCAGCGAGCGCCTGCTCACCGAGGGGCTCACCAGCGGGGCGGAGAAGGGCTGAGGCGGCGGGCGGGGTTGCCGCGCGGTGGGGCGCTGACGGAGGATGTGCCGGGTGGATGCCCCTCCCGGCGCGGTCCCCGACGACGCGCCCGCGGCTGCCCCGCCCGCGGTCGGGATGCGGCTGCGCGACGTGGAGCCGGGCGACCTCGACGCGTACGTGCGGATGCGCTGCGATCCCGTCGTGATGGCGGAGCTGGGCGGTCCGCAGCCGCGCGAGCGGGTGTCCGCCCAGCTCCGGCGCGACCTCGAGACCGTGCGAAAGGGCAGCGCCTGGATCAAGATGATCGTCCCGGACGGTGGCACCGAGGTGGCCGGGACGGTGACGGTGTACGCCCACGGCGGCGTCTCCGAGATCGGCTGGATGGTCGTGCCGGAGTTCCAGGGCAGGGGCCTGGCGGGCAGAGCCGTCCGCGCCGTGCTCGACCTGGCCCGGGCGGAGGGCCGCTGGGGCCTCATCCACGCCTTTCCCGCCACGACGAACGCCGCGTCGAACGCGATCTGCCGCTCGGGCGGCTTCGCCCTCGTGGGCGAGGAGCAGACGGAGTTCGCCGGCCGCCTCTTCCGCACCAACCACTGGGTGCTCGATCCGTCGGCCCGCGTCGACGGCTAGGGCGTCGCTGTCCTGGCGGCGTTCCGGGCAGGCGGAAGACCTGGAAGGCACGCCGAGCTGATGAACCGCTGCCGCCGGAACAGCTGATACCTGTGCGGTATAAGAATGCCTGTGTGGTATCGGGCGAGCGGACCGCACCGCCGTCGGCGACGGCCCGCCGGGCAGGCGGGCACCGCGTCGCCGGCGGAGGTCCCCGTCCGCCCCGCCGCCACCGGAGCACCGGGGGCCCGGCTACGGTGGCGGCATGGGAAACCCGACCCGTTGGGAGACCGAGACCGGTCCGGAGCACTCGCAGTGGTACATCGACCGGTTCCGCCGGCTGGCCGCCGACGGGGCCGACCTGGCCGGCGAGGCCCGGCTGCTGGACGCGATGGTCGCGCCCGGATCCCGGATCCTCGACGCCGGCTGCGGCACCGGCCGGGTGGGCGCGGCGCTGGCCGCCCGGGGGCACGCCGTGGTCGGGGTGGACGCCGACCCGGCCCTGGTCGAGGCCGCCCGCGCCGACCACCCCGGCCCGCGCTGGCTGGTCGCCGACCTGGCCGAACTCGACCTGACGGCGGCCGGCGAGCCGGAGCCGTTCGACGCGGCGGTGCTGGCCGGCAACGTGCTGGCCTTCGTCGCCCCCGGCACCGAGCGGGAGGTGCTGCGCCGCGTCGCCGCCCACCTGCGCCCCGACGGCGTGCTGGCGGTCGGCTTCGGCACCGACCGGGGCTACCCGCTGACCGGCTTCGACGCCGACGCGGTCGCCGCCGGCCTGCGGCTGGAGCACCGCTTCGCCACGTGGGACCTGCGCCCGTGGCGCGACGACGCCGACTTCGCCGTCACGGTGCTGCGCCGCCCCGCCGACTGACACCGGGCGGGGCCGCGACCGGCCGGCGCGGCCGTTCGCCGTCGACGCGAGGCCGCACCGGGGCCGGTGGGTGCCCGCCGGTGGACAGGCGCGCTCAGGCCGGGGCGGCGACGACCCGCGCGGCGGCCGGGTCGAGCGTGGCGCCGGCGGGCACCATCGCCACCAGGCCGGCCGGCAGCCGCACCGGACGCACGTCGCGGTAGCCGAGCGCGCCGAGCACGTCGCCACCGGCGAGGACGTAGCGCCGGCCCAGGTCGGTGACCACGGAGATCGCGCCGCCGGTCGCGCCGGGCGCCGCGACCGCCTCGACCACCGCGCCCCGGCCCGGCTCCACCACGACGTGGTCGGCGCGCACCCCGCCACCCGCCGCCGGTGCGGTGCGCGGCGCGGCGGCGAGGTCCGGCAGCCGTACGCCGAGCCGGACCCCGGTGACTCCGCCGTCGTCGCCCACCCGGGCGCAGAGCGCCGCCCCGTCAGCGGCGGCGAGCCGGGGCGGTGCGGTCGGCGGGGCGGTCGGTCCCGTCGGGGCGAGGTCGGGCAGCTTGGGCAGCGCCGCGAACCGCCCGAGCGTGATCGGCTCCGGCTCGCCCTGGCCCGTGCGGGCGAGCAGCAGGCCGGCCTGCAACTCGGTGATGCCGGCGAGGCCGTCGCGCAGCGCGACGGCGTACTGCCGGCCGCCGCCGGAGTTGCGCACCAGGTAGACGTCGCCGATCCGCGCCCCGGACACCCGCGCGGAGCGCTCCCCCTCGTCGGGCAGGGTCAGCGGGGCGAGGTCGGCGCCGGCGGGCAGGCTGTTGAGCAGGGCCGGGGCCACCGGGACCGCTCGGGCCCGGGTCGCGGCCAGGGCGGCCAGCACCCGGTTCGGGTCGCGCACCAGGTGGCGGCGCTGGTGCCAGACGAGGTGCAGCCCCCCGTCGGGATCGCGCAGCAGCAGTGCGTCCTCGCCCAACTCCCGGCCCTCGCCGACCGGCACGCCGATCAGCAGCGCCGAGCGGGGCACCGTCCGGTCGGCCTCGGCGGCGACGGAGCAGACCGTCCACGGCGCGGTGGACAGCCGGCCCATGGCGGGCAGCGAGTCCGGGGCGTCGGCGATGCCCAGCGGCAGGCCGCGCGGCACCCCGTCGATGGCGCGACGGGAGACGAGCACCGTCTTCGGCCGCTCGGCACCGATGATCAGCAGGGCCGAGGCGTAGTTGAGCACCGGGTGCAGCTTCTCCTCCCGGTAGACGAACCGGGCGCCGGACTCCTTCTCCACGATCACCGCGCCCGGGTCGCGCCAGCTGCTGCCGCCCCCGGTGAAGAGGCCGTAGAGGGCGAACCCGCCCAGACCGATGGCCGCGACCAGCACGCTGGCCAGACCGGCGCCGGCGAGCCGCCGGAACGGTGACTGCGCCGGGTCGGTCTCCCGCATCACCAGCGCGGCGACGGCCCGCTGGACGGTGAACTGGTACGAGTGCAGCTGGTCCTGCCGCGACGGCATCGCATCCCTTCCGGTGGGGCGTTCGGGGCACAGGATAAGCGTTGCGTCGATGCCCCGAGGACCCTGCGTGGCGGCGGCGCCCAGATTCCCGGTGTCGGGCCCTGGCGGTGCGACCAGGATCACCGCGCGGAGGCGGACGCCTCTCGCTCGGGGGGATAGCATGGGCACGTACGGGTACCCCCCAGGGTATGCTCGGAGAGAGCGAGGAG encodes:
- a CDS encoding ABC transporter substrate-binding protein translates to MSAPPMRILAATLIMAVTGAGLLACGDGESDSSSRKITVWSLEDVADRVTATKAIIADFTASTGIAVDLVTVNEDQFPSLIASSAAAGELPDVVGSVSLAGVRTLAGNELLHASANAEVVENLGRQTFSPRALELTADDGKQLAVPSDGWGQLLVYRKDLFAAAGLPAPDTYERIAAAATRLDTGGVAGITAATAPGDVFTQQTFEHLALANNCQLTDDSGAVKLDSPECVEAFRFYGELMRTSSVKGAQDVDTTRATYFAGKAAMLVWSPFILDELAGLRNDAKPTCPQCQADPTFLAKNSGFVTAIKGPNGTEPAQYGEISSWAVLDGAAADPARSFVEHMLGDGYPRWFGMSPEGRFPVRKGTAAEPEKFLTAWNTSQAGVDTKKPLAEVYGDEVLASLRRSPDTFQRWGLTQGQGKLVGAILGELPVPKALNDVVAGKTDAAAAAGRAKKDVEAIKAGVN
- a CDS encoding carbohydrate ABC transporter permease; the encoded protein is MTTAPPGTGRSPARERPAPARRRPLTLRRRESRAGLALVAPTLLVVVAVIGIPIVWTVVLAFQRVRLATLRRTGLFGEFTMDNVERVLNTPGFADTLWTTLVYAVASTVGSIVLGLVAALVVRRPFRGRTLVRASMLLPYVAPVVAVTFVWQVMLDPQLGIVNDWGRRFLGWDTPVPFLSQESTALATVVAFEAWRYFPFAFLFLLARLQAVPGELEEAARVDGATPTQRFRHILLPQLLPVIGLLGVLRFIMTFNKFDDVYLLTGGAAGTEVVSVRVYEFLTARTDIGAAAAQAVVLAVVLIVFVVVYLRFFGGRRDG
- a CDS encoding carbohydrate ABC transporter permease, whose amino-acid sequence is MDRDRIETVGLRWLRRLVIAAFLLVTVFPFYYMLVLSVRPIERLLLDPGSLVVGLGELTFDTYAEVVKAVDDGGQGFLTFMRNSGLVAVAATLLTLAVAIPGAYAVARLRFFGRRQVDFLFLAVYLFPSIVIAIPLFVVFTRAGLRGSLFGLVLVYISQTLPVSVYMLRNYFETIPVSLEESAAIDGAGRLGIIRRVSLPLAAPSIMAVALYDFMIAWNEFLFALLFLVDKPNRWTVSLGLAQLSDGVEVPKTVLMAGSVILTLPIVILFFASERLLTEGLTSGAEKG
- a CDS encoding GNAT family N-acetyltransferase; this encodes MDAPPGAVPDDAPAAAPPAVGMRLRDVEPGDLDAYVRMRCDPVVMAELGGPQPRERVSAQLRRDLETVRKGSAWIKMIVPDGGTEVAGTVTVYAHGGVSEIGWMVVPEFQGRGLAGRAVRAVLDLARAEGRWGLIHAFPATTNAASNAICRSGGFALVGEEQTEFAGRLFRTNHWVLDPSARVDG
- a CDS encoding class I SAM-dependent methyltransferase yields the protein MGNPTRWETETGPEHSQWYIDRFRRLAADGADLAGEARLLDAMVAPGSRILDAGCGTGRVGAALAARGHAVVGVDADPALVEAARADHPGPRWLVADLAELDLTAAGEPEPFDAAVLAGNVLAFVAPGTEREVLRRVAAHLRPDGVLAVGFGTDRGYPLTGFDADAVAAGLRLEHRFATWDLRPWRDDADFAVTVLRRPAD
- the eccB gene encoding type VII secretion protein EccB, giving the protein MPSRQDQLHSYQFTVQRAVAALVMRETDPAQSPFRRLAGAGLASVLVAAIGLGGFALYGLFTGGGSSWRDPGAVIVEKESGARFVYREEKLHPVLNYASALLIIGAERPKTVLVSRRAIDGVPRGLPLGIADAPDSLPAMGRLSTAPWTVCSVAAEADRTVPRSALLIGVPVGEGRELGEDALLLRDPDGGLHLVWHQRRHLVRDPNRVLAALAATRARAVPVAPALLNSLPAGADLAPLTLPDEGERSARVSGARIGDVYLVRNSGGGRQYAVALRDGLAGITELQAGLLLARTGQGEPEPITLGRFAALPKLPDLAPTGPTAPPTAPPRLAAADGAALCARVGDDGGVTGVRLGVRLPDLAAAPRTAPAAGGGVRADHVVVEPGRGAVVEAVAAPGATGGAISVVTDLGRRYVLAGGDVLGALGYRDVRPVRLPAGLVAMVPAGATLDPAAARVVAAPA